A DNA window from Drosophila biarmipes strain raj3 chromosome 2R, RU_DBia_V1.1, whole genome shotgun sequence contains the following coding sequences:
- the LOC108030085 gene encoding bcl-2-related ovarian killer protein homolog B isoform X2 → MATTQSERLLQAQNRRKFSFPATLHSASLLEVGGGPKDTTRRRLSNVSDAVTRKLSYTIGWKAAQIPAQDIITQGRCLCGHYIKRRLRRSGLFNKKLGLQRIRSILGSTSMGIVRDVFPAVQVLGDELERMHPRVYNGVARQICRNPGGEFHTPDAVSLLLGAVGRELFRVEITWSKVISLFAIAGGLSVDCVRQGHPEYLPKLMESVSEVIEDELVPWINENGGWSGINTHVLPTTNSLNPLEWTTLIIGVVFGLILVFMVLRFIINMIIPKIYQRFTS, encoded by the exons ATGGCCACCACACAAAGTGAGCGTCTCTTACAGGCCCAGAATCGAAGAAAATTTAGTTTTCCCGCCACACTCCATTCCGCCTCTCTGCTGGAAGTGGGCGGTGGACCAAAAGACACCACTCGGCGGAGGTTGAGCAATGTCAGCGATGCGGTCACCAGAAAACTCTCCTATACCATTGGTTGGAAGGCGGCCCAGATTCCTGCGCAGGATATCATCACCCAG GGTCGTTGCCTCTGTGGCCACTATATCAAGCGGCGTCTGAGAAGATCAGGattgtttaataaaaagcTAGGACTGCAGCGTATACGTAGCATTCTTGGTTCCACCTCCATGGGCATTGTAAGAGATGTTTTTCCAGCGGTTCAAGTG TTGGGTGACGAACTGGAGCGCATGCATCCGCGTGTCTACAACGGAGTGGCTCGTCAGATTTGCCGTAATCCTGGCGGTGAGTTCCATACTCCAGATGCTGTGAGCTTGCTTCTGGGAGCTGTGGGTCGCGAGCTTTTCCGGGTGGAGATTACCTGGAGCAAGGTGATCTCGCTGTTTGCCATTGCCGGCGGGCTTTCAGTGGATTGTGTGCGCCAAGGTCATCCAGAATACCTGCCCAAGCTTATGGAGAGTGTGTCCGAGGTGATTGAGGATGAGCTGGTTCCATGGATTAATGAGAATGGTGGTTGG AGCGGCATCAACACTCATGTTTTACCCACCACCAATAGCCTGAATCCTTTGGAATGGACCACTTTGATTATAGGCGTAGTTTTTGgcttaattttagtttttatggtTTTGCGGTTCATAATTAACATGATTATACCGAAAATATACCAACGATTTACGAGCTGA
- the LOC108030085 gene encoding bcl-2-related ovarian killer protein homolog B isoform X1 has product MPGTSYPTNNDNFSNGFPMATTQSERLLQAQNRRKFSFPATLHSASLLEVGGGPKDTTRRRLSNVSDAVTRKLSYTIGWKAAQIPAQDIITQGRCLCGHYIKRRLRRSGLFNKKLGLQRIRSILGSTSMGIVRDVFPAVQVLGDELERMHPRVYNGVARQICRNPGGEFHTPDAVSLLLGAVGRELFRVEITWSKVISLFAIAGGLSVDCVRQGHPEYLPKLMESVSEVIEDELVPWINENGGWSGINTHVLPTTNSLNPLEWTTLIIGVVFGLILVFMVLRFIINMIIPKIYQRFTS; this is encoded by the exons ATGCCCGGCACCTCGTATCCCACGAATAATGATAATTTCAGCAACGGATTTCCGATGGCCACCACACAAAGTGAGCGTCTCTTACAGGCCCAGAATCGAAGAAAATTTAGTTTTCCCGCCACACTCCATTCCGCCTCTCTGCTGGAAGTGGGCGGTGGACCAAAAGACACCACTCGGCGGAGGTTGAGCAATGTCAGCGATGCGGTCACCAGAAAACTCTCCTATACCATTGGTTGGAAGGCGGCCCAGATTCCTGCGCAGGATATCATCACCCAG GGTCGTTGCCTCTGTGGCCACTATATCAAGCGGCGTCTGAGAAGATCAGGattgtttaataaaaagcTAGGACTGCAGCGTATACGTAGCATTCTTGGTTCCACCTCCATGGGCATTGTAAGAGATGTTTTTCCAGCGGTTCAAGTG TTGGGTGACGAACTGGAGCGCATGCATCCGCGTGTCTACAACGGAGTGGCTCGTCAGATTTGCCGTAATCCTGGCGGTGAGTTCCATACTCCAGATGCTGTGAGCTTGCTTCTGGGAGCTGTGGGTCGCGAGCTTTTCCGGGTGGAGATTACCTGGAGCAAGGTGATCTCGCTGTTTGCCATTGCCGGCGGGCTTTCAGTGGATTGTGTGCGCCAAGGTCATCCAGAATACCTGCCCAAGCTTATGGAGAGTGTGTCCGAGGTGATTGAGGATGAGCTGGTTCCATGGATTAATGAGAATGGTGGTTGG AGCGGCATCAACACTCATGTTTTACCCACCACCAATAGCCTGAATCCTTTGGAATGGACCACTTTGATTATAGGCGTAGTTTTTGgcttaattttagtttttatggtTTTGCGGTTCATAATTAACATGATTATACCGAAAATATACCAACGATTTACGAGCTGA
- the LOC108030083 gene encoding uncharacterized protein LOC108030083 produces MSTKRIVALLGWLTIHKTHADVSHFFASPLEHYGNYLHGQVPFQVGLPSNLYGPPPAAPVTPAPVAPAATTEFSLPEIIENRSVKFQGSGHGNFIPLSQHYLPPGVEERPNYESPKPSEETYPAYYYPQPTGSIITTSTPTTTTTARPIIVQDPGEDIETIHSPGYDYHAPVAVPVLPLKPSTPAPLYLPPSDGNQEQNQLRLRLKDMRCLSGAYFRAVLKLDSFLGAVPTVDQDNDDQLDKRCEMKLSRGFLLLDISGENFERCGVRSCGQDLCLRLRFPAIRGLRTSGDSILTLHCKTQERVAVKTHALKMGVANDVQARSGGSYAHGGNQFRTHVELLRKGNTGYTRHLEGNEAVQLGEELLLRAHVLAGDGWNYTKLSDVQLQRIGGGGEVLNTAQLVSSRGCLNPAMQAICAHAPVVEPPLGQRLHFKAVMFPGMRSGDVLVISMRITGCLEREDCQVTPQDCLPSVGQRRRRNVSHGNSTEVSELSHLTFRVVMPGEGDMAPKEGDMENDNLGVKEVSKSLALFGSLGFVVMLLGVAIVALYKFGR; encoded by the exons ATGTCAACCAAGCGGATCGTGGCGCTTCTGGGATGGTTAACTATCCACAAAACCCACGCGGATGTGTCTCATTTTTTTGCCTCTCCATTGGAACACTACGGAAACTATCTGCACGGTCAAGTGCCCTTTCAAGTGGGTCTGCCCTCGAACTTATATGGACCTCCGCCTGCAGCTCCCGTGACTCCTGCCCCAGTGGCTCCAGCGGCCACCACTGAGTTTAGCCTGCCGGAGATCATAGAGAATCGCAGTGTGAAGTTTCAGGGCTCCGGACATGGCAACTTTATACCACTAAGTCAGCATTATTTACCGCCTGGTGTGGAGGAAAGGCCCAACTACGAAAGTCCTAAGCCTAG CGAGGAGACCTATCCAGCTTACTACTATCCCCAACCAACGGGCAGCATTATTACCACCTCCACACCCACAACTACCACTACCGCAAGACCCATCATTGTTCAAGATCCTGGCGAGGATATTGAGACTATCCATTCTCCTGGCTACGATTACCATGCTCCAGTGGCTGTGCCCGTACTCCCGCTTAAGCCCTCCACACCAGCTCCACTTTACCTGCCCCCCAGCGATGGAAACCAGGAACAAAATCAACTGAGACTCCGTCTAAAGGACATGCGCTGCCTTTCGGGGGCTTATTTTCGAGCTGTCCTCAAGTTGGACAGCTTCTTGGGAGCCGTGCCCACTGTGGATCAGGACAACGATGATCAGCTGGACAAACGCTGTGAAATGAAACTATCCCGAGGTTTTCTGCTCTTGGATATTTCTGGAGAGAATTTCGAGAGATGTGGCGTGCGATCATGTGGCCAGGATCTGTGTCTGCGCTTGCGTTTTCCCGCCATCAGGGGGTTAAGAACCAGTGGGGATTCAATCTTGACCCTGCATTGCAAGACCCAAGAGCGAGTGGCAGTCAAAACGCATGCCTTGAAAATGGGCGTGGCCAACGATGT GCAAGCTCGCAGTGGGGGTAGCTACGCCCATGGAGGAAACCAATTTCGGACGCACGTGGAACTGTTGAGAAAGGGAAACACTGGATATACACGACACTTGGAGGGCAATGAGGCTGTCCAGTTGGGCGAGGAGCTCCTCCTTAGAGCCCATGTTCTAGCCGGAGATG GCTGGAACTACACCAAGCTGAGTGATGTCCAATTGCAGAGGATTGGAGGCGGAGGAGAAGTCCTCAACACGGCTCAGTTGGTCAGCTCCCGGGGCTGTCTTAATCCCGCCATGCAGGCAATCTGTGCCCATGCGCCCGTTGTGGAACCCCCTCTTGGTCAGAGGCTCCACTTCAAGGCGGTCATGTTTCCGGGAATGCGAAGTGGAGACGTTTTGGTTATATCTATGCGAATCACCGGCTGTTTGGAACGCGAAGATTGCCAGGTTACACCTCAAGATTGTTTGCCTTCAGTGGGCCAACGGAGAAGACGGAATGTTTCACACGGAAACAGTACGGAAGTTTCGGAACTCTCGCATCTAACCTTCCGGGTGGTAATGCCCGGTGAAGGGGATATGGCTCCAAAAGAAGGAGACATGGAGAATGACAATTTGGGCGTCAAAGAGGTTTCCAAGTCTTTAGCCCTCTTTGGTAGCTTGGGATTTGTGGTAATGCTTTTAGGAGTAGCCATAGTAGCTTTATATAAATTCGGCAGGTAG